A single genomic interval of Heterodontus francisci isolate sHetFra1 chromosome 45, sHetFra1.hap1, whole genome shotgun sequence harbors:
- the LOC137356358 gene encoding histone H2A-like, translating to MWADLSILRESVCEIVAMSGRGKTGGKSRAKPKSRSSRAGLQFPVGRVHRHLRKGNYAERVGAGAPVYLAAVLEYLTAEILELAGNAARDNKKSRIIPRHLQLAVRNDEELNKLLGGVTIAQGGVLPNIQAVLLPKKTSAPNTKGK from the coding sequence atgtgggcggatctcagcattcttcgtgaaagtgtttgtgagattgtggcaatgtctggaagagggaagaccggtggtaaatctcgggccaaacccaagtctcgctcctcccgagcAGGATTACAGTTCCCGGTCGGCCGTGTTCACCGCCACCTCagaaaggggaactatgctgagcgggtgggtgccggagccccggtctatctggctgctgtgctcgagtatctgacagctgaaatcctcgagctggccggcaacgcggcccgggacaacaagaagagccgcatcatccccagacacctgcagctggccgtccgcaacgacgaggagctgaacaagctgttgggaggggtgaccatcgctcagggcggggtgctgcctaatatccaggccgtgctgctgcccaagaaaaccagcgctccgaacacgaagggcaagtga